A single genomic interval of Pan paniscus chromosome 18, NHGRI_mPanPan1-v2.0_pri, whole genome shotgun sequence harbors:
- the LOC134729366 gene encoding U6 snRNA-associated Sm-like protein LSm3: MADDVDQQQTTNTVEDPLDLRLTPEERICVKMRNDRELRGRLHTYDQHLNMILGDVEETVTTIEIDEETYEETYESTKQNIPVPLVRGDGIFLVAPPMRVAETKNLSCMENRRLCTVASLNVQDTQKRNPHTFGY; encoded by the coding sequence ATGGCAGACGACGTAGACCAGCAGCAAACTACCAACACTGTGGAGGACCCCCTGGATCTTAGGCTCACCCCAGAGGAACGAATTTGTGTGAAAATGAGAAACGACCGAGAGCTTCGAGGCAGATTACATACTTATGATCAACATTTAAATATGATCTTGGGAGACGTGGAAGAAACTGTGACTACTATAGAAATTGATGAGGAAACATATGAAGAGACATATGAatcaacaaaacagaatattCCAGTGCCCCTTGTCCGGGGAGATGGCATTTTCCTGGTTGCCCCTCCAATGAGAGTTGCTGAAACAAAGAATTTGTCCTGTATGGAAAATAGGAGACTTTGTACAGTGGCCTCTCTAAATGTGCAAGATACTCAAAAGAGAAACCCGCATACATTTGgatattaa